One window of the Thermodesulfobacteriota bacterium genome contains the following:
- a CDS encoding HAMP domain-containing histidine kinase produces the protein MSLRIGGKWYRRTDFKLTLWYIFTFTTSTLVIFGFLYFRLRHQLIKEIDQFLLDETRVMERVLSRTPQESFFLMTFEDEVLGRKYYPFFFQILDREGTPLYTSEGFRALGYAVSETVLTNAKNGKETRERFISSKRRTPYRIISTPVYQNGTFHQIIQIGTHLHFARKNLVQFRNSIFIGLLTVLVLGTVGGWVLARRSLSPIRYITSKTQTITSKNLGERLGTRGTGDEIDELIHTINEMIARLDSSFKQRAEFIADVSHELKTPLCALKGEAEVLLSGRRSLEEYQEAMVHFLEEFEKMNRMINDLILLSKFDSNQAELHFMLLSLDSLLSELVHLFRVLAEQKNIELLAGPFPQVTVAGDKTRLQQLFTNLIDNAIKYTQKGRIRITMEKNEEVVRVKVEDTGIGIPKEEQAHIFKRFYRVDKSRSKETGGVGLGLSIAEKIAHAHRGKIEVESQLGQGTTFTVYLPIFKP, from the coding sequence ATGTCCTTGAGGATCGGGGGTAAATGGTACAGGAGGACCGACTTCAAATTGACCCTCTGGTACATCTTTACCTTTACCACGTCCACCCTGGTCATTTTTGGATTCCTCTATTTTCGATTGAGACATCAACTCATTAAAGAGATCGACCAGTTTCTTCTGGACGAGACAAGGGTAATGGAACGGGTGTTGTCCCGTACCCCCCAGGAATCCTTTTTTTTGATGACCTTTGAAGATGAAGTGCTGGGGAGGAAGTATTATCCCTTCTTTTTCCAAATTTTGGACCGAGAGGGAACCCCTCTCTACACCTCGGAGGGCTTCCGAGCGCTCGGATATGCTGTCTCTGAAACGGTGTTGACCAACGCCAAAAACGGTAAGGAAACCCGGGAGAGATTCATTTCTTCGAAGCGACGAACCCCTTATCGTATCATCAGTACTCCGGTTTACCAAAACGGGACGTTCCATCAGATCATTCAAATCGGAACGCATCTTCATTTCGCAAGAAAGAATTTAGTTCAGTTCAGAAACAGCATCTTCATAGGCCTTCTCACCGTATTGGTCCTCGGAACGGTTGGAGGGTGGGTCTTGGCCCGAAGATCGCTTTCTCCCATCCGGTATATCACTTCAAAGACGCAGACCATCACCTCAAAAAACTTGGGCGAGAGGCTGGGGACGCGGGGGACGGGGGACGAGATCGACGAACTCATCCATACCATCAATGAGATGATTGCCCGTTTGGATTCTTCCTTTAAACAGAGGGCTGAATTCATCGCGGATGTCTCCCATGAGCTGAAAACGCCCCTCTGCGCCCTGAAAGGGGAAGCCGAGGTCCTGCTTTCTGGGAGGAGAAGCCTCGAGGAATATCAGGAGGCCATGGTCCATTTTTTGGAAGAATTCGAGAAGATGAACCGGATGATCAATGACCTGATCCTCCTTTCCAAATTCGATTCCAACCAGGCGGAATTGCATTTCATGCTCCTTTCGTTGGATTCCCTCTTGAGCGAGCTCGTGCATCTTTTCAGGGTCCTCGCCGAGCAGAAAAATATTGAGCTTCTCGCGGGCCCCTTTCCCCAAGTGACGGTGGCGGGGGATAAGACTCGACTTCAACAGCTCTTTACCAATCTGATCGACAACGCCATTAAGTATACCCAAAAGGGACGGATTCGGATCACCATGGAAAAAAATGAGGAGGTGGTCAGGGTAAAAGTCGAGGACACCGGCATCGGAATCCCCAAGGAGGAACAAGCCCACATCTTTAAACGTTTTTATCGGGTGGACAAATCGCGCTCGAAGGAGACGGGCGGGGTTGGATTGGGACTCAGCATTGCTGAAAAGATTGCTCATGCCCATCGCGGAAAGATCGAAGTGGAAAGCCAATTGGGTCAAGGGACTACCTTCACCGTCTATTTACCCATCTTTAAACCCTGA
- a CDS encoding glycosyltransferase family 39 protein, with the protein MDSNSRKIFLSLLLSAGFLLFFFNLGGRDLWDPDETRYALVAREMREGGNWILPHLNGALYAEKPPLFFWLVNLSVFFLGEDSEFSNRLPSALAGLMTLVVTFLMGERLFNTRAGFLSGLVLASCFLFPHLSRWMMLDSLFTLLFLLSLFFLYRGFENEERRPKDYLFAGFFTGVGVLTKGPAIYLSFPILFSYALIRKRAEKAWNRDLFSGFILSVAVVSLWLLPACWIGGDPYRERILFEQNLGRLAGSGRHFHPQPIYFYLSRFPLEFLPWSLFLPGAFLWGLREGGPERKASLFLIVWFAIVFLFFTFSKGKKDNYILPLYPAAALMVGALWDGGLGSRERDKKFLLPLVFLGSFSLLGFAGLVCGIPDRFFPALRAYHSVGLLIGFYLGLGLVLSTFFSFKRKMRASFVCLLATFSFLHLHLSHTLPERLNEQRSMKAFSGRVLKRMEPGDELKVCFFRPAGLIYYTRIPFVEEIRDQRRFQEVFESPGRVFMVIQRKDLDQLQKDLKREILPIEEERVWHWDLVLLSNR; encoded by the coding sequence ATGGATTCAAATTCAAGAAAGATCTTTCTCTCCCTTCTGTTATCTGCAGGATTCCTGCTCTTTTTCTTCAACCTCGGCGGCCGGGACCTCTGGGATCCGGATGAGACCCGGTATGCGCTCGTGGCCCGAGAGATGAGGGAGGGGGGAAATTGGATCCTCCCCCACCTCAACGGCGCCCTCTATGCGGAGAAGCCCCCTCTCTTTTTCTGGCTGGTTAACCTTTCGGTCTTCTTTTTAGGGGAAGATTCCGAGTTTTCAAACCGCCTCCCCTCCGCGCTGGCCGGGTTGATGACCCTTGTCGTCACCTTTTTAATGGGAGAGAGGCTTTTTAATACCCGGGCAGGTTTTTTGTCCGGTTTGGTGCTGGCTTCCTGTTTTTTATTCCCACACCTATCCCGTTGGATGATGTTGGACTCCCTTTTTACGCTTCTCTTTCTTCTCTCCCTTTTCTTTTTATATCGGGGTTTCGAAAATGAGGAAAGGCGGCCGAAGGATTATCTCTTCGCAGGTTTTTTCACAGGGGTGGGAGTCCTCACGAAAGGACCAGCCATATACCTTTCTTTTCCCATCCTTTTCTCCTATGCCCTGATTCGAAAAAGGGCGGAGAAGGCATGGAACCGTGACTTATTCTCCGGTTTTATCCTTTCTGTCGCCGTCGTGTCCCTCTGGCTCCTTCCGGCCTGCTGGATCGGAGGAGATCCTTATCGGGAGAGAATCCTATTCGAACAAAATCTTGGAAGGCTGGCCGGTTCTGGGAGACATTTCCATCCCCAACCGATTTATTTCTATTTGAGTCGATTTCCCCTCGAATTCCTACCCTGGAGCCTTTTTTTGCCGGGGGCCTTTCTATGGGGTTTACGGGAGGGAGGGCCCGAAAGAAAAGCCTCGTTGTTTTTAATCGTCTGGTTCGCGATCGTGTTCCTCTTCTTCACTTTTTCGAAAGGAAAGAAAGACAATTATATCCTCCCCCTTTATCCTGCCGCCGCTCTGATGGTGGGGGCCCTGTGGGATGGGGGGTTGGGCTCAAGGGAAAGGGACAAAAAATTCCTCCTCCCCCTGGTCTTTTTGGGCTCATTTTCCCTTCTGGGATTTGCCGGGCTTGTATGTGGAATTCCTGACCGGTTTTTCCCGGCCTTGAGGGCCTACCATTCCGTGGGGTTATTGATCGGTTTTTACTTAGGGCTTGGGTTGGTCCTCTCCACCTTTTTCTCATTCAAGAGGAAGATGCGGGCTTCTTTCGTCTGTCTCCTTGCGACCTTCTCCTTTCTGCACCTTCACCTCTCTCATACCCTTCCGGAGAGGCTCAACGAACAGAGGTCCATGAAGGCCTTTTCAGGGAGGGTTCTCAAAAGAATGGAACCAGGAGATGAATTAAAGGTCTGTTTCTTTCGCCCCGCGGGGCTGATTTATTATACCCGGATTCCCTTCGTGGAAGAGATCCGGGATCAGCGGCGGTTCCAAGAAGTCTTTGAGTCCCCAGGGAGGGTCTTCATGGTGATCCAGAGGAAGGATCTCGATCAACTTCAAAAAGATCTAAAAAGAGAAATCCTCCCGATCGAAGAGGAAAGGGTATGGCACTGGGACCTCGTGCTCCTGTCCAATCGATGA
- a CDS encoding glycosyltransferase family 39 protein, with protein sequence MGSRLFHLPNRPSGQVGLLLALCFVLFFVNLGQWDLWNPDEPRYAQVAREMVHRGDWILMHFNGERYGDKPPLFFWLIALSSFLWNGFTSFSVRFPSAFFATLTVLLTFLLGRRLFSTRTGFISGLVLATSLEFAYLATRANIDATLTFFTTAAFFCFVKWHWEMTPPSQGERGDPMGPSFRQNQREGEGSLLIFGFYIAMALATLTKGPVGFILPLLVSLAYLAVRRDWDGIKRMRLLPGMILFLLIVFAWYGPALLKGGKEYFNETILLHTVDRFAKGSSHIRPFYYYLYNFPADFLPWIFFLPGALAHGLSTRKEGLKREFLFLLVWFAVIFLFFSLSKGKRGLYLLPLFPAVSLMVGKFWEDYISGSVRNLHPRWFTIPFHILLGLLLGLGVGVLYVVSTKFDSYLYHSLPVGFLFIGGSLALFLLCRFGKRLALLLLIVGIMGGTIFYTQSVIFPALNPFKSARFISEEVTSRIRPGEKLAVYGIPVIAPYSYYTGIVPILELHKREDLLRLFQSTERVFCLLKYREFAQMQGKEGMPEMKVIARRKVGGDDVVLVSNR encoded by the coding sequence ATGGGTTCCCGATTGTTCCATTTACCGAATCGTCCCTCAGGGCAGGTGGGCCTTCTCCTTGCCCTTTGTTTTGTCCTCTTTTTTGTCAACCTCGGGCAGTGGGACCTCTGGAATCCGGATGAACCCCGCTATGCCCAGGTGGCAAGGGAGATGGTCCACAGAGGAGACTGGATTCTGATGCATTTTAACGGAGAAAGGTACGGGGACAAGCCTCCGCTCTTTTTCTGGTTGATTGCCCTTTCGTCTTTTCTCTGGAACGGCTTTACCTCTTTCTCAGTAAGGTTTCCTTCTGCCTTTTTTGCGACGCTAACGGTCCTCCTTACTTTTCTCCTCGGAAGGAGGTTATTTTCGACCCGAACCGGCTTCATCTCCGGACTCGTCCTTGCCACGAGCCTCGAGTTTGCCTATCTTGCAACAAGAGCCAACATCGATGCGACCCTGACCTTTTTTACGACGGCGGCGTTCTTCTGTTTCGTCAAGTGGCATTGGGAGATGACCCCTCCCTCACAGGGAGAGAGAGGGGATCCTATGGGCCCCTCCTTTCGACAAAACCAAAGAGAAGGGGAGGGCTCCCTTCTCATATTTGGTTTCTATATAGCCATGGCGTTGGCGACCCTAACGAAGGGGCCTGTGGGATTCATTCTTCCCCTCCTGGTGAGCCTCGCCTATCTTGCGGTCCGGCGAGATTGGGATGGCATCAAAAGGATGAGGCTCCTTCCTGGAATGATCTTGTTTCTTCTCATTGTTTTCGCTTGGTATGGCCCTGCCCTCTTAAAAGGAGGGAAAGAGTATTTTAACGAAACGATCCTGCTTCACACGGTGGACCGTTTTGCGAAGGGGTCGAGCCACATCCGCCCCTTCTACTATTACCTCTACAACTTTCCGGCCGATTTTTTGCCCTGGATCTTCTTTCTGCCAGGCGCGCTCGCCCACGGCCTCTCGACCAGGAAGGAGGGACTAAAGCGGGAGTTCCTCTTCCTCCTGGTCTGGTTCGCGGTCATCTTCCTCTTTTTCTCCCTTTCAAAGGGAAAAAGGGGACTTTACCTCCTCCCCCTATTCCCAGCGGTTTCCCTGATGGTGGGCAAGTTTTGGGAAGATTATATTTCAGGATCGGTGAGAAACCTCCATCCCCGTTGGTTTACCATTCCTTTCCATATCCTTCTGGGACTTCTTCTCGGATTGGGGGTGGGTGTCCTCTACGTCGTGTCAACGAAATTCGATTCTTACCTTTACCACAGCCTTCCGGTCGGGTTCCTTTTCATTGGGGGAAGCCTCGCCCTTTTCCTCCTTTGTCGCTTTGGAAAACGACTGGCCCTCCTTTTGCTCATCGTCGGGATCATGGGAGGGACGATCTTCTACACCCAGAGCGTCATCTTCCCCGCCCTCAATCCCTTTAAATCGGCCCGGTTCATTTCCGAGGAGGTCACCTCGAGGATTCGACCCGGTGAGAAGCTGGCCGTCTATGGGATTCCGGTCATCGCACCCTATAGTTATTACACGGGGATCGTACCCATCTTGGAGCTTCATAAGAGGGAAGATCTCCTCCGCCTGTTTCAATCCACCGAAAGGGTCTTCTGCCTTTTGAAATATAGGGAGTTCGCCCAGATGCAGGGGAAGGAGGGGATGCCGGAGATGAAGGTGATCGCCCGAAGGAAGGTCGGAGGCGACGATGTCGTTCTGGTGTCGAACAGGTAA
- the fabG gene encoding 3-oxoacyl-ACP reductase FabG, protein MRLKEKIAIVTGAGQGIGKAIALKMAQEGADVVVAEWNRETGEETRREIERLGRKGLFFAVDVADRKQVDQMVREILSTFGRVDILVNNAGFDRPGSLLKTKEEDWQAVFGVHLTGTLNCIQAVAPHMMERGYGKIINISSVWGKRGAVSEISYSTAKAGILGLTKSVARELGKYQINVNAVLPGFILTPTVSKMAEKYQKMIIDQTPMRRAGQPEEVANVVAFLASDEASFMTGAEVEVSGGWNM, encoded by the coding sequence ATGAGGTTGAAAGAGAAGATAGCCATTGTGACGGGTGCAGGGCAGGGGATCGGGAAGGCCATTGCCCTGAAGATGGCCCAGGAGGGGGCGGATGTGGTCGTTGCGGAATGGAACCGCGAAACGGGCGAAGAGACCCGGAGGGAAATCGAGAGATTAGGAAGAAAAGGACTTTTCTTTGCCGTGGATGTGGCTGATCGGAAACAGGTCGACCAGATGGTTCGGGAGATCCTCTCGACCTTCGGGAGAGTCGATATCCTGGTCAATAATGCCGGGTTCGATCGTCCGGGAAGCCTTTTGAAAACGAAGGAGGAGGACTGGCAGGCCGTCTTCGGCGTCCACTTGACCGGGACTTTGAACTGCATTCAGGCGGTAGCCCCCCATATGATGGAGAGGGGGTATGGAAAGATCATCAACATCTCCTCTGTCTGGGGCAAGCGAGGAGCGGTCTCGGAGATCAGCTACAGCACGGCCAAGGCTGGGATCCTCGGGCTGACCAAGAGTGTGGCCAGGGAGCTGGGCAAATATCAGATCAATGTGAACGCTGTCTTGCCCGGTTTCATTTTGACCCCCACGGTTTCGAAGATGGCCGAGAAGTATCAGAAGATGATCATCGACCAGACGCCGATGAGGCGAGCAGGACAACCCGAAGAGGTCGCCAACGTCGTCGCCTTTCTGGCTTCGGACGAGGCCAGTTTCATGACCGGTGCCGAAGTGGAGGTCTCCGGCGGCTGGAACATGTAG
- a CDS encoding glycosyltransferase family 39 protein, which translates to MKGLRVPFLAFLGGSLFFLFFNLWGRSLENHDYLRYAEVAKEMIRSGDWVVPRLNGEIFLHKPPLLFWLIAIPSKLYGEVTPFLARLPSALFAWIGVLVVYFWGRTLWKGERYGLISAGVLLSSYLYFWQGRIARTDMVFSVLILLSLYFFYLAYPGRKIGLHGLSFFFMGLAGLTKGPVGILFPLSLMILFLMTRRELRLLLRKEFLIGYLGVVFLFGLWLVPFLHHVGWDEALRVWRETKILTRKAPFYLYGYRVWLDFAPWSIFLPSLVLYYWKKERNPDETFLILWFLGLFSLLTLFPVRAPKYLLPALPALALLMGGFWRTRAPILLGVISLAAIVTWHGYELKLIQGNEKRSRGMVIEKALRPYRKENLFAYQMDVDLLTKINFYGDPIVPQVKGIEGLIQATAGKKEAFVITPQKVAEGLIEVGFRITPIKFIENKGMNFLLVKIHPS; encoded by the coding sequence ATGAAGGGCCTTCGGGTTCCATTCCTCGCCTTTCTCGGGGGAAGCCTATTCTTCCTCTTCTTTAATCTCTGGGGGAGAAGTCTCGAAAATCATGATTACCTCCGCTATGCCGAGGTGGCCAAGGAGATGATCCGATCAGGAGATTGGGTGGTCCCCCGGTTGAATGGAGAGATCTTTCTTCATAAACCTCCTCTCCTGTTCTGGCTCATTGCCATTCCCTCGAAGCTTTACGGCGAGGTCACTCCATTTTTAGCGAGGCTCCCCTCTGCCCTATTTGCCTGGATCGGGGTCCTCGTCGTCTATTTCTGGGGTCGAACGCTCTGGAAGGGGGAGCGATACGGCTTGATTTCCGCAGGCGTCCTCCTCTCCTCTTACCTCTATTTCTGGCAGGGGAGGATCGCCAGAACAGACATGGTCTTCTCGGTACTGATTCTGCTTTCCCTTTACTTTTTTTATTTAGCCTATCCAGGGAGGAAGATTGGCCTCCACGGGCTTTCCTTTTTCTTCATGGGGTTGGCGGGATTGACGAAAGGGCCGGTTGGCATCCTCTTTCCTTTATCCCTCATGATCCTCTTCCTCATGACCCGACGTGAACTGAGGCTCCTCCTTCGAAAAGAGTTCCTCATAGGATATTTGGGGGTGGTCTTCCTTTTTGGTCTCTGGCTGGTCCCCTTCCTTCACCATGTGGGATGGGATGAGGCCCTAAGGGTCTGGCGAGAGACGAAGATCCTCACCCGGAAGGCTCCCTTCTATCTTTACGGATACCGGGTCTGGCTCGATTTTGCTCCTTGGTCCATCTTTCTGCCCTCTCTTGTTCTTTACTACTGGAAAAAGGAGAGAAACCCCGATGAAACATTTCTCATCCTCTGGTTTTTGGGCCTTTTCTCCCTTCTCACCTTATTTCCCGTAAGAGCTCCCAAATATTTGCTTCCCGCCCTTCCGGCACTGGCTCTCTTGATGGGAGGGTTCTGGAGAACCCGCGCCCCCATCTTATTAGGGGTGATCTCCCTTGCCGCAATCGTCACCTGGCATGGGTATGAGTTGAAGTTGATTCAGGGGAATGAAAAACGCTCCCGGGGAATGGTCATTGAAAAGGCGTTGAGGCCTTACCGAAAGGAGAACCTGTTCGCCTACCAGATGGACGTAGATCTTCTCACCAAAATAAATTTTTATGGAGATCCGATCGTTCCCCAAGTGAAGGGCATCGAAGGGCTAATCCAGGCAACAGCGGGGAAGAAGGAGGCCTTTGTGATTACCCCGCAAAAGGTTGCGGAGGGGTTGATCGAAGTAGGATTTCGGATAACTCCAATTAAATTCATTGAAAATAAAGGGATGAACTTTTTATTAGTCAAGATCCACCCGTCCTGA
- a CDS encoding IBR domain-containing protein — MEEKEGLSTAESLRKTRTYGMVRCHNPSCMGRLQPAPGAKTVKCPTCGSEFRVAWVKEGFPRIRGPVWDVNKRLAEEAFERKMKEEKKDGLG; from the coding sequence ATGGAGGAGAAGGAAGGACTTTCAACAGCCGAGAGCCTACGAAAGACCAGGACCTATGGAATGGTGAGATGCCACAATCCCAGCTGCATGGGGAGGCTTCAACCCGCGCCCGGTGCGAAGACCGTGAAGTGCCCCACCTGTGGGAGTGAATTCCGGGTGGCCTGGGTAAAAGAGGGTTTTCCCCGCATCCGAGGGCCTGTCTGGGACGTGAACAAACGGCTCGCAGAGGAAGCATTCGAAAGAAAGATGAAGGAGGAGAAGAAAGATGGCCTTGGATAG
- a CDS encoding isoprenylcysteine carboxylmethyltransferase family protein, with product MNRKVRRIPLFLGAILLVVFARPNPVGIGVGLVLIALGESIRIWAAGHLQKNEVLTVSGPYSYVKNPLYIGSILITAGFCILADNIYLLAAAMFMFCFHYIPYKKRVEGERLKRIFGRSYEEYDEKVPDYLPRWRPYSKEKVPWRFKNFIENSEEGILLLVLGGVLLILTRPFWETVF from the coding sequence ATGAACAGGAAGGTTCGGAGAATTCCGCTATTCCTCGGGGCGATTCTGCTCGTGGTCTTCGCCAGACCCAATCCCGTAGGGATTGGGGTGGGCCTTGTCCTCATCGCATTGGGCGAGTCGATCCGGATCTGGGCCGCCGGACACCTGCAAAAGAACGAGGTGTTGACGGTGAGCGGCCCTTATTCTTATGTAAAGAACCCCCTCTATATCGGCTCGATCCTGATCACGGCCGGTTTTTGCATCTTGGCCGATAATATCTACCTTCTTGCCGCTGCGATGTTTATGTTCTGCTTCCATTACATCCCTTATAAGAAAAGGGTCGAGGGGGAACGGCTGAAGAGAATCTTTGGCCGGTCCTATGAGGAGTACGACGAGAAGGTCCCCGACTATCTCCCCCGATGGAGGCCCTACTCTAAGGAGAAGGTTCCCTGGCGATTCAAGAATTTTATCGAGAACAGCGAAGAGGGGATTCTGTTGCTCGTCCTCGGCGGGGTCCTTTTGATCTTGACCAGGCCCTTCTGGGAAACGGTCTTTTAG
- a CDS encoding glycosyltransferase family 2 protein translates to MNPPSVLELSVVVPVFNEEENLPLLIPRLSKVLNSLGLGYEMIFVDDGSSDRSREVLKEMVSLYPGLRIIGLKKNRGLSTALLVGMREAKGRTIVTLDSDLQNDPEDIPKLLGYLDRYDMATGWRQKRDDPWLKRVSSKIANRVRNWLSDEQIHDSACTLRAFKRECLAEIPTFNGMHRFLSTLVKMGGHRVIEVPVAHHPRRFGQSKYNIRNRAVRAFVDLLGVRWLKSRRIQYEIEERI, encoded by the coding sequence ATGAATCCTCCTTCCGTCCTTGAACTCTCCGTGGTGGTTCCCGTATTTAATGAGGAGGAGAACCTTCCCCTCCTCATCCCGAGATTGTCAAAGGTTTTAAATTCCCTCGGCTTGGGTTACGAGATGATCTTCGTGGATGATGGAAGTTCTGACCGAAGCCGGGAGGTTCTGAAGGAGATGGTCTCTCTCTATCCTGGCCTCCGTATCATCGGCCTGAAGAAGAACCGAGGGTTGAGCACGGCCTTGCTCGTCGGGATGAGAGAGGCGAAGGGTCGGACGATCGTCACCCTCGACTCCGATCTTCAGAACGATCCCGAAGATATCCCGAAGCTGTTAGGTTATCTGGACCGTTACGACATGGCGACAGGATGGCGGCAGAAGAGGGACGACCCCTGGCTGAAAAGGGTCTCTTCCAAGATCGCCAACCGGGTCCGCAATTGGCTGAGCGACGAACAGATCCACGACAGCGCCTGCACCCTCCGGGCTTTCAAGAGGGAGTGCCTCGCGGAGATTCCGACCTTCAACGGGATGCACCGGTTTCTTTCGACGCTGGTGAAGATGGGGGGACATCGAGTGATCGAGGTGCCGGTTGCTCACCATCCCAGGAGGTTCGGACAGTCGAAGTATAATATCCGTAACCGGGCCGTGCGCGCCTTCGTGGACCTCTTGGGGGTGAGGTGGCTGAAGAGCCGTCGCATCCAGTACGAGATTGAAGAGAGGATATGA
- a CDS encoding metallophosphoesterase has translation MIGYLQDYLNLPPRPLVGNWPSNVSALKEEGFPFSFLVIGDTSGSATSETLIEKALKKDHPSFLVILGDFVKKPDLWNHRFFLTEMTAEIAPPFPVFLVAGNHDIDYTGSNIRRKDRGVTPEIYESLYGERNFDFIFNDCLFIICGVDVKSPHLFLAHLRKTLLLKGRGREHIFVFIHYPPKGLADHIEGSLPVPREEEFLGLLEEYKVTACFFGDYHGHWRGQKGGVNLIVSGGGGRLKPSQPEWGKFHHILKITVEPKKIVEEVITAPQQFGLEDRFEEWVFTNIFPSLGTSLKVYYLIFIGLIVVAGGFLLQLNRSLRIFPKRLSSQKENLSENHP, from the coding sequence GTGATCGGATATCTCCAAGATTACCTGAACCTCCCCCCTCGACCTCTGGTGGGAAACTGGCCCTCCAACGTCTCTGCCTTAAAGGAAGAAGGGTTTCCTTTCTCCTTCCTGGTCATCGGTGACACCAGTGGGAGTGCGACAAGCGAGACTTTGATCGAAAAGGCCCTCAAGAAAGATCATCCCTCCTTCCTGGTGATCTTGGGAGATTTCGTTAAAAAACCCGACCTCTGGAACCACCGCTTCTTTCTCACGGAAATGACCGCCGAGATCGCCCCACCCTTTCCGGTCTTTCTGGTGGCTGGAAATCATGATATCGACTATACCGGTTCTAATATCCGGAGAAAGGACCGGGGGGTCACCCCGGAGATTTATGAATCCCTTTATGGCGAAAGGAATTTTGATTTCATCTTTAACGACTGCCTCTTTATCATCTGCGGGGTGGATGTGAAATCGCCCCACCTCTTTTTAGCCCACCTTCGCAAGACATTGCTTCTGAAGGGCAGAGGGAGAGAGCATATTTTCGTTTTTATTCACTACCCGCCAAAAGGGTTGGCGGATCACATCGAAGGGAGCCTGCCCGTTCCAAGGGAGGAAGAATTCCTCGGCCTTTTGGAGGAATACAAAGTGACGGCCTGCTTCTTCGGGGATTACCACGGCCATTGGAGGGGCCAGAAAGGGGGGGTTAATTTGATCGTTTCGGGCGGGGGAGGACGCCTGAAGCCGTCCCAGCCGGAATGGGGCAAGTTTCACCACATCCTAAAGATCACCGTGGAGCCCAAAAAGATCGTTGAGGAGGTGATCACGGCTCCCCAACAGTTCGGGCTGGAGGATAGATTTGAAGAGTGGGTCTTTACCAACATTTTCCCTTCCCTCGGAACCTCGCTCAAAGTCTATTACCTGATCTTCATTGGTTTGATAGTCGTTGCCGGAGGCTTTCTCCTCCAGCTTAACAGATCCCTCCGAATCTTTCCAAAGCGTCTATCTTCGCAAAAGGAAAACCTTTCGGAAAATCACCCATGA
- a CDS encoding aldehyde ferredoxin oxidoreductase has product MALDRKIAYIDLTTGKIDIRPIPIEIRRKFLGGRGLDAYLLYNHTEKNVDPLGPKNTLIVSGGLLTATLASATSRCHVMAKSPLGGMLGSCNMGGFFTPELAWA; this is encoded by the coding sequence ATGGCCTTGGATAGAAAGATCGCTTATATCGACCTCACCACGGGTAAGATTGACATCAGGCCGATTCCCATTGAGATACGCCGGAAGTTTCTCGGGGGAAGGGGCCTCGATGCCTACCTGCTTTACAACCACACCGAGAAGAACGTCGATCCCTTAGGTCCCAAAAACACCCTCATCGTGAGCGGCGGGCTGCTCACCGCCACCCTGGCCTCCGCCACCTCCAGATGCCATGTGATGGCCAAGTCTCCATTGGGAGGGATGTTAGGCAGCTGTAACATGGGCGGGTTCTTCACGCCCGAGCTGGCCTGGGCAG
- a CDS encoding lipid-A-disaccharide synthase N-terminal domain-containing protein, translating to MDFWLLFGFFGQAMFTMRFLVQWIASERRKESVIPISFWYFSLAGGLIVLAYAIHRMDPVFILAYLPGNFIYFRNLWFIYKKKAKEGTGGTERALTKGDRE from the coding sequence TTGGACTTTTGGCTCCTCTTCGGATTCTTCGGACAGGCCATGTTCACGATGCGTTTCCTCGTTCAGTGGATCGCCTCCGAGAGAAGGAAAGAGAGCGTCATCCCGATCTCCTTCTGGTATTTCAGTCTGGCGGGAGGACTGATCGTTCTCGCCTACGCCATTCATCGGATGGACCCTGTTTTCATCCTGGCCTACCTTCCGGGGAATTTCATCTATTTCAGGAACCTCTGGTTCATCTACAAGAAGAAGGCCAAAGAGGGAACCGGTGGAACGGAAAGGGCTTTAACGAAAGGGGATCGGGAATGA